One part of the Eptesicus fuscus isolate TK198812 chromosome 20, DD_ASM_mEF_20220401, whole genome shotgun sequence genome encodes these proteins:
- the PGS1 gene encoding CDP-diacylglycerol--glycerol-3-phosphate 3-phosphatidyltransferase, mitochondrial isoform X1, translating to MAAAAAGPVFWRRLLGLLPGRPGLAALLGRLSDRFGRNRDRRRRRSPWLLLAPLLSPTVPQVTSPPCCLCPEGVHRFQWIRNLVPEFGVCSSHVRVLSAPAEFFELMKGQIKAAKRRVVMASLYLGTGPLEQELVDCLESTLEKSLQAKCPSALKVSILLDFLRGSRGRKNSRTMLLPLLRRFPEQVRVSLFHTPNLRGLLRLLMPERFNETIGLQHIKVYLFDDNVILSGANLSDSYFTNRQDRYVFLQDCADVADFFTELVDAVGDVSLQLQGDDTVQVVEGMVHPYQGDRAAYCKAANARVMGVINSARTRQQMLHAQTFHSDALGPQEDAAAAGDRRPAPDTWIYPLVQMKPFEIQIDEAVTATLLTEAECGARVYLTTGYFNLTQAYMDLVLGTRAEYQILLASPEVNGFFGAKGVAGAIPAAYVHIERQFYREVCSLGQQERVRLQEYWRRDWTFHAKGLWLYLAGSGLPCLTLIGSPNFGYRSVHRDLEAQIAIVTESQALQQQLHQEQAQLYLRSGAVSPATFQQPGRQVKLWVKMVTPLIKNFF from the exons atggcggcggccgcggcggggcCGGTGTTCTGGCGGCGGCTGCTGGGCCTCCTGCCTGGCCGGCCCGGGCTGGCCGCGCTCCTGGGGCGCCTGTCCGACCGCTTCGGCCGGAACCGGGACCGCCGGCGCCGGAG GTCGCCATGGCTGCTGTTGGCTCCTTTGCTGTCCCCAACCGTCCCCCAGGTCACCTCCCCGCCCTGCTGCCTGTGCCCGGAGGGCGTGCACCGGTTCCAGTGGATCAGAAACCTGGTCCCCGAGTTCGGCGTCTGCAGCTCCCACGTCAGGGTGCTCTCGGCCCCCGCCGAGTTTTTTGAGCTCATGAAG GGGCAGATCAAAGCAGCCAAGAGGCGGGTCGTGATGGCGTCTCTCTACCTGGGGACAGGCCCTTTGGAACAGGAGCTG GTGGACTGTCTGGAGAGCACCCTGGAAAAGTCACTCCAAGCGAAGTGTCCTTCCGCCCTCAAGGTGTCCATCCTCCTGGACTTCCTGCGGGGCTCCCGAG GCAGGAAGAACTCGCGCACgatgctgctccctctgctgcgGCGGTTTCCGGAACAGGTGCGCGTCTCCCTCTTCCACACCCCGAACCTCCGCGGCCTGCTCCGGCTCCTGATGCCCGAGCGCTTCAACGAGACCATCGGCCTGCAGCACATCAAGGTGTACCTCTTCGACGACAACGTCATCCTGAGCGG CGCCAACCTGAGCGACTCCTACTTCACCAACCGCCAGGACCGCTACGTGTTCCTGCAGGACTGCGCCGACGTCGCCGACTTCTTCACGGAGCTGGTGGACGCCGTGGGCGACGTGTCCCTGCAGCTGCAGGGCGACGACACCGTGCAGGTGGTGGAGGGCATGGTGCATCCTTACCAAG GTGACCGGGCTGCGTACTGCAAGGCAGCCAACGCTCGGGTCATGGGTGTCATCaactcggcccggacccgccagCAGATGCTGCACGCCCAGACCTTCCACAGCGACGCCCTCGGGCCCCAGGAGGACGCCGCGGCCGCCGGTGACCGCAGGCCAGCGCCGGACACGTGGATCTACCCGCTGGTCCAGATGAAGCCCTTTGAGATCCAGATCGACGAGGCGGTCACCGCGACCCTGCTGACCGAGGCCGAGTGCGGGGCCAGGGTCTACCTCACCACCGGCTACTTCAACCTGACCCAGGCCTACATGGACCTGGTCCTGGGCACGCGGGCCGAGTACCAGATCCTGCTGGCCTCCCCGGAGGTGAACGGTTTCTTCGGGGCCAAGGGGGTGGCGGGCGCCATCCCGGCCGCCTACGTGCACATCGAGCGGCAGTTCTACCGGGAGGTGTGCAGCCTGGGGCAGCAGGAGCGGGTCCGGCTGCAGGAGTACTGGCGGCGGGACTGGACCTTCCACGCCAAAG GCCTCTGGCTGTACCTGGCTGGGAGCGGCCTGCCCTGCCTCACCTTGATTGGCTCTCCTAATTTTGGGTACAGGTCGGTGCACCGGGACCTGGAGGCCCAGATCGCCATCGTGACggagagccaggccctgcagcagcagctccaCCAG GAGCAGGCGCAGCTCTACCTGCGGTCGGGCGCCGTGTCCCCCGCCACCTTCCAGCAGCCTGGTCGGCAGGTGAAGCTGTGGGTGAAGATGGTGACCCCGCTGATTAAGAACTTCTTCTGA
- the PGS1 gene encoding CDP-diacylglycerol--glycerol-3-phosphate 3-phosphatidyltransferase, mitochondrial isoform X2, whose protein sequence is MAAAAAGPVFWRRLLGLLPGRPGLAALLGRLSDRFGRNRDRRRRRSPWLLLAPLLSPTVPQVTSPPCCLCPEGVHRFQWIRNLVPEFGVCSSHVRVLSAPAEFFELMKGQIKAAKRRVVMASLYLGTGPLEQELVDCLESTLEKSLQAKCPSALKVSILLDFLRGSRGRKNSRTMLLPLLRRFPEQVRVSLFHTPNLRGLLRLLMPERFNETIGLQHIKVYLFDDNVILSGANLSDSYFTNRQDRYVFLQDCADVADFFTELVDAVGDVSLQLQGDDTVQVVEGMVHPYQGDRAAYCKAANARVMGVINSARTRQQMLHAQTFHSDALGPQEDAAAAGDRRPAPDTWIYPLVQMKPFEIQIDEAVTATLLTEAECGARVYLTTGYFNLTQAYMDLVLGTRAEYQILLASPEVGAPGPGGPDRHRDGEPGPAAAAPPGAGAALPAVGRRVPRHLPAAWSAGEAVGEDGDPAD, encoded by the exons atggcggcggccgcggcggggcCGGTGTTCTGGCGGCGGCTGCTGGGCCTCCTGCCTGGCCGGCCCGGGCTGGCCGCGCTCCTGGGGCGCCTGTCCGACCGCTTCGGCCGGAACCGGGACCGCCGGCGCCGGAG GTCGCCATGGCTGCTGTTGGCTCCTTTGCTGTCCCCAACCGTCCCCCAGGTCACCTCCCCGCCCTGCTGCCTGTGCCCGGAGGGCGTGCACCGGTTCCAGTGGATCAGAAACCTGGTCCCCGAGTTCGGCGTCTGCAGCTCCCACGTCAGGGTGCTCTCGGCCCCCGCCGAGTTTTTTGAGCTCATGAAG GGGCAGATCAAAGCAGCCAAGAGGCGGGTCGTGATGGCGTCTCTCTACCTGGGGACAGGCCCTTTGGAACAGGAGCTG GTGGACTGTCTGGAGAGCACCCTGGAAAAGTCACTCCAAGCGAAGTGTCCTTCCGCCCTCAAGGTGTCCATCCTCCTGGACTTCCTGCGGGGCTCCCGAG GCAGGAAGAACTCGCGCACgatgctgctccctctgctgcgGCGGTTTCCGGAACAGGTGCGCGTCTCCCTCTTCCACACCCCGAACCTCCGCGGCCTGCTCCGGCTCCTGATGCCCGAGCGCTTCAACGAGACCATCGGCCTGCAGCACATCAAGGTGTACCTCTTCGACGACAACGTCATCCTGAGCGG CGCCAACCTGAGCGACTCCTACTTCACCAACCGCCAGGACCGCTACGTGTTCCTGCAGGACTGCGCCGACGTCGCCGACTTCTTCACGGAGCTGGTGGACGCCGTGGGCGACGTGTCCCTGCAGCTGCAGGGCGACGACACCGTGCAGGTGGTGGAGGGCATGGTGCATCCTTACCAAG GTGACCGGGCTGCGTACTGCAAGGCAGCCAACGCTCGGGTCATGGGTGTCATCaactcggcccggacccgccagCAGATGCTGCACGCCCAGACCTTCCACAGCGACGCCCTCGGGCCCCAGGAGGACGCCGCGGCCGCCGGTGACCGCAGGCCAGCGCCGGACACGTGGATCTACCCGCTGGTCCAGATGAAGCCCTTTGAGATCCAGATCGACGAGGCGGTCACCGCGACCCTGCTGACCGAGGCCGAGTGCGGGGCCAGGGTCTACCTCACCACCGGCTACTTCAACCTGACCCAGGCCTACATGGACCTGGTCCTGGGCACGCGGGCCGAGTACCAGATCCTGCTGGCCTCCCCGGAG GTCGGTGCACCGGGACCTGGAGGCCCAGATCGCCATCGTGACggagagccaggccctgcagcagcagctccaCCAG GAGCAGGCGCAGCTCTACCTGCGGTCGGGCGCCGTGTCCCCCGCCACCTTCCAGCAGCCTGGTCGGCAGGTGAAGCTGTGGGTGAAGATGGTGACCCCGCTGATTAA